The genomic segment CTACAACTTAGTTATCTTACCGCCTGGAACAAAACATTACAAATTATTTGCTTTATACAGTAAAATAAAAAAGATTGAGGTAAAATCGAATGTACTCAAAAAGATCTTTTACTAGAAGAGGAATTAGAAAATGAACCCAAAAAAGAAACAACTCCTGGATGCTGCCTATCGTCTGTTCGTCGAAAAGGGATACCAGTCGACATCGATTCAAGATATTCTCGATCATAGCAATGTCTCGAAAGGGACGTTCTATAACTACTTTTCATCGAAAAACGAATTGTTCATCGACGTCTTTAACGTCGTCTTTGAAAAAATGCGTAATGTTCGAAAAGACATTTTGGTCGGACGCGACGTGTCGGATTATGAGACATTCATCCAACAAGGTAACTGTTACCTTGAACTGATGCAAAAGTATAAGCTCTATACCTTGTTTGAAGAAGCTGTCGCTTCGAACGAAAAAGAACTGAAGGCGTTCATGGAAAAGAACCGATTACTTGAAATCGAATGGACCTATCACCGGATGCGTGATTTGTTTGGCGAGGAAAAAGCGCCATACTTGCTTGACTTCGCCGTCCTTTATACAGGGATGCTCCAATACGCGATGTACTTCTTCCGTCAGTCGGAAAAAAATACACAACCGGAGCGGGTCGTCCGTTACGTCTTTAATCGGTTGACACATTTCGTCGATGACGTCAGTCGAACGGAAGAACAATTGATTCCACCACGCTTCCTCTCCGTTTGGCTCGATCGTCCGCAAGATGAGGTCGTCATCCGAAAAGAACTGTTCGTAAAAACAAATGAACACATGAAACGGTTGATTGGCTTGTCGGCGATTTCAGACGCTTCAAGGGAAGCGCATAACGAAGTGCTTGATTTTGTCTATGAAGAACTGCTCGAACGAAAAAAACCAAAAATCCATCTCCTCCGTCGTGCCCTCGATACGCTCGACGAGGATCCAATCTTCTGTGGACAGGACATCATGGCGACGTATAAAGAAATGGTCGATGAAATCGTGATGATCCGGACAAAATCACAATGACTCTTGTTTGCGTCCCAAAAAGGTACTATGATAGGAAATAGACAAAAAAAAGAAATGAGGAATTAGATGTTTTCACAATGGAGAAAAGAGTGGCTGTTGCAACCTAAAACAGACATTCTGTCCGGAATTGTCGTCGCGTTGGCACTCGTTCCGGAAGCAATCGCCTTTTCTTTGATTGCAGGTGTTAACCCGATGGTCGGACTGTACGCTTCTGTCATCATCGCCATTATTATTTCAATTGCCGGTGGTCGACCAGGAATGATTTCTGCCGCGACAGGTGCGATGGCACTCGTCGTCGTTCAACTCGTTAAAGATCATGGTGTCGACTATTTACTCGCTGCCGGGATTCTCGCCGGGGTCATTCAAATCGTGCTCGGTTTCTTAGGCGTTGCGAAATTACTTCGCTTCATTCCGCGCTCCGTCATGGTTGGTTTCGTTAATGCGTTAGCGATTTTAATTTTTTCGGCACAACTGCCGCAGTTCGAAGGACAAAACTGGATCATGTACGCAATGGTCGCAGCGTCGCTTGCCATCATCTTAATTTTCCCGCGCTTTACAAAAGTATTGCCGGCACCACTCGTCGCAATCACGATCATGACGATTTTGACGGTCGTCTTTTCACTTGATACGCGTGTCATCGGGGATATGGGACAAATTTCTGCTTCACTACCAAGCTTTTTCTTACCGAACGTTCCGTTTTCACTCGAGACGTTACAAATCATTTTCCCGTATGCACTGTCACTTGCTTTCGTTGGTTTAATCGAGTCACTCTTGACGGCACGAATCGTTGATGAGATGACGGATACGACATCAAACAAGGCGACGGAATCACGTGGACAAGGAATCGCAAACATCGTTGCTGGATTCTTTGGCGGGATGCCGGGCTGCGCGATGATCGGTCAATCGGTCATCAATGTCACGTCAGGTGGTCGTGGTCGTCTATCGACCTTTACAGCAGGAGCATTTTTGATGCTGCTGATGGTCACGATGAATGACTTATTAATGACGATTCCGATGGGGGCACTCGTCGGCGTCATGTTCTTTGTATCGTATGCGACCTTTGACTGGGGTTCGTTCAAAATGTTGAAGAACTCACCGAAAAGTGACTCTGCTGTCATGCTCGCGACAGTCATCGTGACGGTCTTGACGGATGATTTATCGATGGGAGTACTCGTCGGCATCTTGCTTGCAGCGATTCTCTTCGCGTCGAAAATTTCGCGCATCAACATGACACGTCGTGTTGAAAACGATCAAGTCACGTATCAAATCAATGGACCGATCTTCTTTGCCTCGACGACGACATTTACTGAACAGTTTGATATCGTAGCCGATGCACAAATGAAACAAGTCGTCATTGACTTTACGAACGCCCATTTATTTGATGATTCCGCGACGGAAGCAATTGAAACGGTTGTCTTGAAATATCAGGCAGCAGGGACGAAAGTAGAACTCGTTGCATTAAATGAAGAATCACAAGCATTAATCGATCGGTTAGCGCACCGGATTGCATAATGAAGGACCGTCAGGATGAAAATCTTGACGGTTTTTTTGTATACCTGACCGGGTGAACGGTATACTAAGAAAAAAGGGGGAGTTTTCATGAAATGGTTTCGATTTGAACAAGAAGGACGGGAACGGATTGGTGTGGAGTCGGACGGACATCGGTATGACGTGACGACACAAGCCTATACGGATTCATTGCTCGAAGTCATCACACGGGGGTTTGAGATGGATGTTGATTTAGACATCGCACCATTGATTACAGAAGATGTCCGCTTGCTTGCACCGTATGTTCCAATGCGTAACGTCATTTGCGTCGGTAAAAATTATGCCGATCATATTAAAGAAATGGATACGGCAGGGGCGGGGAAATTCGTATTGTTCACGAAGGCACCGAGTGCGATTGTCGGGCCGTTTGATTCCATTGAACGCCATGCCGATTTAACGGATCAGCTGGACTATGAAGGCGAACTCGCCATCATCATCGGGACGACGGGGCGTGACTTGACACCGGAAAATGCACTGGACCACGTTTTTGGTTACAGCATCGTCAATGATGTGACGGCACGTGATCTTCAAAAAGAACACGTTCAGTTTTTCCGTGGGAAGTCGCTTGATGGCTTTTGTCCATTCGGTCCCGTCATCGTCACGAAGGATACGTTTGATCCGACTGACGTCCTGGTCGAGACGCGTGTCAACGGTCAAGTGCGTCAATCCGGTTCGACGAAGTTGATGATTCGTGACATCGTGACGATTTTGACGGAAGTCTCGCGCGGGATGACACTCGAAGCAGGAGATATCATCGCGACGGGTACACCTGCAGGCGTCGGTCATGGAATGAAGCCGCCTACGTACTTACAAACAGGCGATATCGTCGATGTATCGATTGAGGGAATCGGTCACCTTCGGAATGAAGTGAAAGCATAACGAACAACCGGGCTAAAAATTGAGAAGGTGATTTACTCATCTTTGAAAACCGTTCACTCCTTGAACGGTTTTTTTGTATAAACCGTCATATTGTGACCGTTTTTGATGTATAATTAATATGAAATCGACATTATTGTCGAATAAAGTCATAAAATGAACGTTTTTTATAGAAATAAATAAAAAAATGAACGATTTTGGTTGATTTTTAAATGTAAACGCTTTATATTAAAGATGCGGAGGGAAACCAATGTTAACGAAAAAACGCCATCAGCTGATTCTTGAGCTACTCGCTCGAGAAGAAGTCGTCAAAATGCAGACGATTGTCGAACGGACTGGAGCTAGTGAATCGACCATCCGTCGCGATTTATCACAACTGGAAACTGCTGGTCACTTACGCCGTGTTCATGGGGGAGCGACGGCAAACCATCTGCAGATTGATGAGCCGAGTTATGTCGAGAAAACAGATCGTTTCGTCGATGAGAAAAATCAAATTGCCCGAGCGGCGGCTGATTTAATCGAAGACGGCATGTATGTCTATCTCGATGCTGGAACGACGACGCTTGCCATCGTTCCTTATCTCGAACAGAAGGCGATTACGGTCGTGACGAACAGTCTTCCTCTTGCGAATACGTTACTCTACCACCGTATCCCGACGTTCGTCGTCGGAGGGCAACTCAAGCATTCGACGCAAGCACTGGTCGGCTACAATGCACGTGAAGGAATGTTGATTTACCACTTTGATGTCGCATTTCTTGGGATGAACGGCGTTCATCCGACGCAAGGATTTACGACACCAGATCCGGAAGAGGCACTCGTAAAGAAGACAGCGATTGAGTTAGCGAAAAAATCGTATGTGTTGGTCGACGAAACCAAGTTGGATGAAATCAGTTTTAGTCGCGTTGCACCACTTCGTGCAGCGACGATCATCACGATGGCATCGAACGAACAAACAGCGAAATACAGTCAATATACAGAGGTGGTGAACGCGAAATGATTTATACACTGACACTCAACCCGTCGATTGATTATTATGTATCTCTACCGGTATTTGAGGCAGGACAAGTCAATCGTGTCGAACAAGCAGAAAAAGTAGCAGGTGGAAAAGGAATCAACGTCTCACTCGTCTTAAAAAATTATGACGTCGAGACAGAAGCGCTCGGTTTTTTAGGCGGAAGTACAGGACAGTTCATTCGAAGTGAACTTGAAAAACAAGGCGTACTGACAGCTTTCACACCGATTGCTGACGAAACCCGGATTAACGTTAAAATTCGTGCCGATCAAGAATCGGAACTAAATGCAGCAGGTCCAGTTATTCAGGATGCAGAACTAGAGACGTTGCTCGCGACATTCGAAACAATGCAGTCAGGGGACATCGTCGTCTTCGCCGGAAGTATCCCAAGCAGTCTTCCACATGATTTATACAAAAAAATTGCACTCTTATT from the Exiguobacterium oxidotolerans JCM 12280 genome contains:
- a CDS encoding TetR/AcrR family transcriptional regulator gives rise to the protein MNPKKKQLLDAAYRLFVEKGYQSTSIQDILDHSNVSKGTFYNYFSSKNELFIDVFNVVFEKMRNVRKDILVGRDVSDYETFIQQGNCYLELMQKYKLYTLFEEAVASNEKELKAFMEKNRLLEIEWTYHRMRDLFGEEKAPYLLDFAVLYTGMLQYAMYFFRQSEKNTQPERVVRYVFNRLTHFVDDVSRTEEQLIPPRFLSVWLDRPQDEVVIRKELFVKTNEHMKRLIGLSAISDASREAHNEVLDFVYEELLERKKPKIHLLRRALDTLDEDPIFCGQDIMATYKEMVDEIVMIRTKSQ
- a CDS encoding SulP family inorganic anion transporter, which translates into the protein MFSQWRKEWLLQPKTDILSGIVVALALVPEAIAFSLIAGVNPMVGLYASVIIAIIISIAGGRPGMISAATGAMALVVVQLVKDHGVDYLLAAGILAGVIQIVLGFLGVAKLLRFIPRSVMVGFVNALAILIFSAQLPQFEGQNWIMYAMVAASLAIILIFPRFTKVLPAPLVAITIMTILTVVFSLDTRVIGDMGQISASLPSFFLPNVPFSLETLQIIFPYALSLAFVGLIESLLTARIVDEMTDTTSNKATESRGQGIANIVAGFFGGMPGCAMIGQSVINVTSGGRGRLSTFTAGAFLMLLMVTMNDLLMTIPMGALVGVMFFVSYATFDWGSFKMLKNSPKSDSAVMLATVIVTVLTDDLSMGVLVGILLAAILFASKISRINMTRRVENDQVTYQINGPIFFASTTTFTEQFDIVADAQMKQVVIDFTNAHLFDDSATEAIETVVLKYQAAGTKVELVALNEESQALIDRLAHRIA
- a CDS encoding DeoR/GlpR family DNA-binding transcription regulator, whose product is MLTKKRHQLILELLAREEVVKMQTIVERTGASESTIRRDLSQLETAGHLRRVHGGATANHLQIDEPSYVEKTDRFVDEKNQIARAAADLIEDGMYVYLDAGTTTLAIVPYLEQKAITVVTNSLPLANTLLYHRIPTFVVGGQLKHSTQALVGYNAREGMLIYHFDVAFLGMNGVHPTQGFTTPDPEEALVKKTAIELAKKSYVLVDETKLDEISFSRVAPLRAATIITMASNEQTAKYSQYTEVVNAK
- a CDS encoding fumarylacetoacetate hydrolase family protein; the protein is MKWFRFEQEGRERIGVESDGHRYDVTTQAYTDSLLEVITRGFEMDVDLDIAPLITEDVRLLAPYVPMRNVICVGKNYADHIKEMDTAGAGKFVLFTKAPSAIVGPFDSIERHADLTDQLDYEGELAIIIGTTGRDLTPENALDHVFGYSIVNDVTARDLQKEHVQFFRGKSLDGFCPFGPVIVTKDTFDPTDVLVETRVNGQVRQSGSTKLMIRDIVTILTEVSRGMTLEAGDIIATGTPAGVGHGMKPPTYLQTGDIVDVSIEGIGHLRNEVKA